The following coding sequences lie in one Thermodesulfobacteriota bacterium genomic window:
- the folP gene encoding dihydropteroate synthase codes for MNIFDLSWNSHHLEIGKRTLIMGIVNVTPDSFSDGGIFFNCDDAVAHGEKMVEDGADIIDIGGESTRPFSDSVSAQEEIRRVIPVIKELAKRVSVPISIDTTKATVAKRALEAGASMINDIGALRLDPDMASVVSEHGVPVILMHMLGTPKTMQNFPEYDDLIKEVKSFLADAINRAEKSEIPKTKIIIDPGIGFGKTVEHNLILLKNLHEFLSLGVPVLIGSSRKAFIRKIIKDETAQDISPDLPVVETGTQASIAAAIFNGAHIVRVHDVANTRATVKIADAIKHV; via the coding sequence ATGAACATATTCGACCTTTCCTGGAATTCCCACCATCTTGAAATCGGTAAACGAACGTTGATTATGGGAATTGTCAATGTGACGCCTGATTCTTTTTCTGATGGAGGGATTTTCTTCAACTGCGATGATGCGGTGGCCCATGGCGAAAAAATGGTTGAAGACGGTGCGGATATCATTGACATCGGGGGAGAATCGACACGCCCCTTTTCAGATTCCGTATCTGCCCAAGAGGAAATCAGGCGGGTTATTCCTGTCATTAAAGAACTTGCAAAACGTGTGTCGGTTCCCATTTCCATCGATACAACCAAAGCAACAGTAGCAAAAAGAGCTCTTGAAGCAGGGGCTTCCATGATTAATGATATCGGGGCACTTCGGCTCGACCCAGATATGGCTTCTGTTGTCTCGGAGCACGGGGTGCCGGTTATACTGATGCATATGCTGGGAACTCCGAAAACCATGCAGAACTTTCCTGAGTATGATGACCTTATTAAGGAAGTTAAATCATTTCTTGCCGATGCCATTAACAGGGCTGAAAAAAGTGAAATTCCAAAGACTAAAATAATCATCGATCCCGGAATCGGTTTTGGAAAAACAGTTGAACATAACCTTATTTTGTTAAAGAATTTGCACGAATTTTTATCTTTAGGCGTTCCTGTCTTAATTGGATCTTCAAGGAAAGCATTTATCAGAAAAATAATCAAAGATGAAACAGCTCAGGATATCAGCCCGGATTTGCCGGTGGTGGAAACAGGCACCCAGGCTAGCATTGCGGCGGCAATTTTTAATGGTGCTCACATCGTGAGGGTACACGATGTGGCAAATACCCGTGCAACAGTAAAAATAGCTGATGCCATCAAACATGTATAA